In Syntrophales bacterium, a genomic segment contains:
- the tig gene encoding trigger factor → MEEINVKVEEVSPVEKKLLFDIPWSDVKKELDFVYKDVGRKAKIKGFRPGKTPRKTLEVYYKDQAESQTISNLVNRFYGEILKKNDIVPVSEPVIDDSGIEKDKNFTFSATVEVEPVIEPKDYVGLELEKEEIEITDKDIQVRLEELRNMYSTLDDIDSDRGIIQGDFTYIDFEGKLDGKPIKDLAQKNYLLEMGSKRFLLGFEEQLLGLKKGETKEIVVKIPDDYFSKKIAGKDVSFSVTVINIKKKILPELDENFVKNFEKYESLDELKEDIKKSLEEENEVRVDAELRGRIIDKLLEKNEFQVPPSFVGKQVFSMMMDTHRRMVLGGMDSEKAAEVSSNLHDKFKGDAEKMVKTALLFNSIAKKESITVDEEDIEKKLKDFAGKYAQDYESLKKSYEEGNRMESFKMKVFEEKMLDFIKEKSKINLAKKTEEK, encoded by the coding sequence GTGGAAGAGATTAATGTTAAAGTTGAAGAAGTTAGTCCAGTAGAGAAGAAATTATTGTTTGACATTCCATGGAGCGATGTAAAAAAAGAACTGGATTTTGTATACAAGGACGTTGGCAGGAAGGCCAAAATCAAGGGGTTCAGACCGGGTAAAACTCCGAGAAAGACACTGGAAGTATATTATAAAGATCAGGCAGAAAGTCAGACAATATCTAATCTTGTCAATAGGTTCTACGGAGAGATTTTGAAAAAAAATGATATAGTTCCGGTATCTGAGCCGGTTATAGATGATAGTGGAATCGAAAAAGACAAGAATTTTACGTTTTCAGCAACTGTTGAAGTTGAACCCGTAATTGAACCAAAGGATTATGTTGGTCTTGAACTTGAAAAAGAGGAAATAGAAATTACGGACAAAGACATACAGGTAAGACTTGAGGAACTTCGTAATATGTACAGTACTCTTGATGATATTGATAGCGACAGGGGTATTATCCAAGGAGATTTTACATATATAGATTTTGAGGGAAAGCTTGATGGTAAACCTATCAAAGATCTTGCACAAAAAAATTATCTACTTGAAATGGGTTCTAAAAGGTTTCTTTTAGGGTTTGAAGAACAATTGCTCGGGCTGAAAAAAGGAGAAACAAAAGAAATTGTTGTAAAAATTCCAGACGATTATTTTTCAAAAAAAATTGCCGGAAAAGACGTTTCTTTTTCAGTTACGGTAATAAACATTAAAAAGAAGATATTACCGGAGCTGGATGAGAACTTTGTGAAAAATTTCGAAAAATATGAATCTCTGGATGAGCTGAAAGAAGACATAAAAAAATCCCTTGAAGAAGAGAATGAAGTTAGAGTCGATGCGGAGTTAAGAGGTCGTATTATTGATAAACTTCTGGAGAAAAATGAGTTTCAGGTTCCCCCTTCATTTGTGGGGAAGCAGGTTTTCTCAATGATGATGGATACTCACCGGAGAATGGTCCTCGGAGGCATGGATTCGGAGAAGGCTGCCGAAGTCAGTTCAAATTTACACGACAAGTTTAAAGGTGATGCAGAGAAGATGGTAAAAACAGCGTTACTTTTTAACAGTATTGCCAAGAAAGAATCCATCACGGTTGATGAAGAGGATATAGAAAAAAAACTGAAGGATTTTGCCGGAAAATATGCTCAGGATTATGAATCGTTAAAGAAATCTTATGAAGAAGGCAACAGAATGGAAAGTTTCAAAATGAAAGTTTTTGAAGAAAAGATGCTTGATTTTATAAAGGAGAAGTCTAAAATAAACCTTGCAAAGAAAACGGAGGAAAAGTAG